From one Marmota flaviventris isolate mMarFla1 chromosome 1, mMarFla1.hap1, whole genome shotgun sequence genomic stretch:
- the Plk5 gene encoding LOW QUALITY PROTEIN: inactive serine/threonine-protein kinase PLK5 (The sequence of the model RefSeq protein was modified relative to this genomic sequence to represent the inferred CDS: deleted 2 bases in 1 codon) translates to MEPGPRRRRRRSHQPVAAFLRDPSSGRVYRRGKLIGKGAFSRCYKLTDMSTSAVFALKVVPRAGRLPSRGKVEREIALHSRLRHHNIVAFHGHFADRDHVYMVLEYCSRQSLAHVLKARQTLTEPEVRYYLRGVISGLRYLHQQRIVHRDLKLSNLFLNKKMEVKIGDLGLATRLGPGGRCHRVLCGTPNLLAPEVVSRKGHSCPSDIWALGCIMYTVLTGTPPFAAASLSEMYQNIRDGHYPEPAHLSPNARRLIARLLAPDPAERPNLDHLLQDDFFTQGFTPERMPPHSRHSPPAFTFPQPVGSLFRKVGQLLSTQCGPPCPCTSKEASGPGEEGPEPDSLDWGSEASLSERGAHCPQALVHLLTQGTLRSDPAGPQESPETEVAAAIRNLQLCLDAGPVAPQDPPGEQQPPLWAPKWVDYSSKYGFGYQLSDGGSGVLSGWHPHGPAPPRKEGASPAPQPPAALGLCLLRFLGTSQALLLLFSNGTLQVSFSGLQTQLVLSGEGQGLLLTYWVRGQPGASYSLGTLQRRECAPAALQYLRHTLHLLQSL, encoded by the exons ATGGAGCCCGGACCGAGGCGGCGGCGCCGCCGGAGCCACCAGCCGGTGGCAGCCTTCTTGCGCGACCCCAGCTCCGGGCGCGTCTACCGGCGCGGGAAGCTGATCGGCAAG GGCGCCTTCAGCCGCTGCTACAAGCTGACAGACATGTCCACCAGCGCTGTGTTTGCCCTTAAGGTGGTGCCGCGGGCGGGGAGGCTTCCCTCCAGAGGGAAG GTGGAGCGCGAGATCGCCCTGCACAGCCGCCTGCGGCACCACAACATAGTGGCCTTCCACGGACACTTCGCTGACCGTGACCATGTGTACATGGTGCTGGAGTACTGCAGCCGAcag TCCTTGGCCCACGTGCTGAAGGCGCGGCAGACCCTGACGGAGCCTGAGGTGCGCTACTACCTGCGGGGCGTGATCAGTGGCCTGCGCTACCTCCATCAGCAGCGCATCGTGCACAGAGACCTGAAGCTCA GTAATTTATTCCTTAACAAGAAGATGGAGGTGAAAATCGGAGACCTGGGACTGGCCACCAGGTTGGGGCCAGGGGGCCGCTGCCACAG GGTGCTCTGCGGGACTCCAAACCTCCTGGCCCCAGAGGTGGTGTCCAGAAAGGGGCACTCCTGCCCATCGGACATCTGGGCCCTGGGCTGCATCAT GTACACAGTGCTGACTGGCACCCCACCTTTTGCGGCAGCATCCCTGTCAGAGATGTACCAGAACATCCGTGATGGCCACTATCCAGAGCCTGCCCACCTGTCGCCCAATGCCCGCCGCCTCATTGCCCGCCTCCTGGCACCTGATCCAGCTGAGAGGCCCAACTTGGACCACCTGCTGCAGGACGACTTCTTCACACAG GGCTTCACTCCGGAGCGGATGCCGCCCCACTCCCGCCACAGCCCCCCGGCCTTCACCTTCCCACAACCTGTGGGCAGCCTCTTCCGGAAAGTGGGCCAGCTACTGTCGACCCAGTGTGGACCTCCCT GCCCCTGCACCTCCAAAGAGGCCTCGGGCCCAGGAGAAGAAGGGCCAGAACCTGACTCCCTGGACTGGGGCAGCGAG GCCTCCCTGTCTGAGAGAGGGGCTCACTGTCCCCAGGCCCTCGTCCACTTGCTCACACAAGGGACCCTCCGGAGCGACCCGGCAG GGCCACAGGAGAGCCCAGAGACGGAGGTGGCAGCCGCCATCAGGAACCTACAGCTCTGCCTGGACGCTGGCCCTGTGG CCCCACAGGACCCCCCCGGGGAGCAGCAGCCCCCCCTCTGGGCTCCCAAGTGGGTGGATTATTCCAGCAAGTATGGCTTTGGCTACCAGCTGTCGGATGGGGGCAGTGGAGTCCTG TCGGGATGGCACCCACATGGCCCTGCGCCCCCCAGGAAG GAGGGGGCCTCGCCTGCCCCCCAGCCGCCCGCTGCGCTGGGCCTCTGCCTGCTGCGCTTCCTGGGGACCTCGCAGGCGCTGCTGCTGCTGTTCAGCAACGGGACCCTGCAG GTCAGCTTCAGTGGGCTGCAGACCCAGCTTGTGCTGAGTGGCGAGGGCCAGGGGCTGCTGCTCACCTACTGGGTGCGGGGTCAGCCAGGTGCCTCCTACTCTCTGGGCACCCTGCAGCGCCGCGAGTGTGCCCCGGCTGCCCTGCAGTACCTGCGCCACACGCTCCACCTGCTGCAGAGCTTATAG